The genomic region TCAAAATTAAATCAGAAGTATCCTTTGGGCACATGAGTTAAGAATTACTGGAAGTGGAAAGTGCAGTCCCCAAATGCTCTGTTAGTGTGAATGATCCCGCAAAACAACAAGGCAAATCAAATATCACTTAGGTTCCAGCAAGGTAATCCACCTTGTTCCGTACTATTGGTCTCAGCATTTCAGTTTGATCACAATATTCTTAATCGCAATTCAAAATGGAAAAGAACAGAACGTTGTTAATATTATACAGttaaaatcaaatgcaaaattaGCAACCCGACATCTAAGAATGCTTTATCTGAACTCCACCTTATTTGATTCTCATCAAGTACCCGTCTGTTTTATGCATTAGCAACGTGACGTTTTATTTTACAAAGGgcaaataaaagccaacatgaataATAAATCTATAATATAGAACAAACCCTGTCAACAGTATCTCAGAACTCCGTGCTCTGAATTGTTTTGTTCCTTGTGTCTGGAAGACTGACGTCATTCCTTACAGAGGGTTGAGTATCACGTGTCATCAGTTCAGATGCTCCAATTGCATTCTGCGAAACGGTTAACGATTTGCATAAATTTGGACCTTTGTTCACAGGGCTGATAAAAGGGGACTGGGACGCAGATAATTGACCATTTCTTTAGGGTACCATGGGCAATTCTGGGTTTATTCCATTCTTCACAATGTTTAATAGTCTTGGCGTTGTCACTCTGGTGGTGTTTCTAGTCTCGGGTAAGTATGTTAACGTTTCCTTGTTGGGCGCATTGTGAGTAACGTTTGGAGCACAGCATTAGACAGTGGCTGAAGTGTCTTAAGTttcccctttcccccacagatacaAAAGCGCAAGTTACCGTAAGCCAACCGCCGTCTGTTTCTACTGCCCCGGGAGGAAATGTCGAAATATATTGTACTGTGAGAGGCGTCAGTTTAGGAAATGCTGATATAGACTGGTACCAGCAGAAGTCTGAGGATGCTCCCCCTCGGTATATTCTGCACCACAATTCTCAAACTGTAAGCAGAGGATCCAGTACTCCAGGTCGATTCTCGGGCAAAAGTGACTCTTCAACCAACACCAGATGTTTGACCATCAGCCAGGTCCAAGCAGAGGATGAAGCGAACTACCACTGCGCCGTGTGGGTAGGCTCCATCTCTACCTATGTTTTCGGGACCGGGACGAAACTGACGATATTAAGTAAGTACTTTATTTCATGCCGGTAAAAGCGAGGTTCTTATGCTTACATCCACAATCAGCGCATTCATGAACATTGAAAATCCGGTATCCCAGATTGTTGAACTTCACAACACATTTTGACGTTTTATGGGGCAGTCGTATCTAACTTCTGCTGTTCTGACGGAGAACTCGGTGGGTTCCGACTTCATTGTGTTAGGTCTTTATCAATTGAAATACTCATTGCAAATAGTTCGTTTTTAGACGGAGCCTCGATCTGAGATGCAAAGACTAAATATTctcctccttcctttcccctTTGAATTGTAATTTAATTCTTGTATCGGAGTTTACAAAAAGGCGCAGCTTCCAGGTTTGCCCGCATTTTGCAGGCAATTACACTCTTTTTAAAAGAGCCAGATAATTTAAACCTCATATCTTGGATAAAGATACAAGGTGCACCAACTATGAAGGTAAATGACCAACCTTCCTACTGCTGGTCCCACGTGAGAGTGCAAACCGGTCCTTGGTTCATTGACCCTGCTGCATTCTCTCAACCCTGCCCTGAGTTGTTGGTCTATAACGCGCTCACATCTATGTGGTGGGGTTTCATCGCATACGCATGACTTACATCGGGAGGCTTTTGCGATGTTGTTAAATTAGCGAAAGTGAGTCAGCAACAGGTTCACCCATCTCGTTCCGAAATCACGTTTAAGTCAACACTGAGCAGAACAGGTACAAAGGCAACATCTTTCTAAGGTCCACGATAAAATGACTTACAAAAACTACCATCAGTTGGGGAGACACTGTTTGTGGAATGAGAACAGAATGTGACTGGGGTGAAGTAATGTCTTGTTATGAAGATAGTGAAATACAACTTAATTATAGATTTCGTTCTCTCTGAATTTGCCAAGAGGTTTGAAAATTGGCCGGAACTCTGTGAATATCCATATAAATGTCAGAGTCAGCTCCACAAAGTGTGTAATCTTCATCAACATTCATGGCTTGCCACAGAACTGCCATGATAGTAGATGAGACCATTTTATGGGAGCAAATGAAACAGAACCTGAGAAAATTGAGTATGAGaatagatttttatttccattgccaTTGGGATTGTAAATGAAACGTCGGACGCGCACCACTTATCCCGCGCTACAATGCCAGCCAAGATCAGTGACTGCCATAACGTATCGTTTATGTACTGGTTACCTTTGTTCGTTTGATGTAGGCCACTTTTCAAGTTTTGTGGTGACTAAATGAAGACAGGTAAACCAGCAACAAAACTGTAGTTTGAGGCCTGATATACTTCATTTACCTTTATTTAGTTCTTCGCCAACCTTTAAATGTTTTTCCTTTACAGCCCAAGAATTGTCCAGCCCCTCGGTCTCCCTTCTCCCGCCGGCGTCCAAGCAGATCACTGAAGGAAAGATGGCGACTCTGGTCTGTCTGGTGAATAATTTTTTCCCTGGATCGGTGGAGGTTTCCTGGAGTACAGACGGCAAGGTGGTGGAGACTGGAATCCAGACAACCCGAACCGTCCGCGACAGCGGCAACACCTACAGCCTGAGCAGTTACCTCACCCTGACCGCCTCCGAGTGGAATTCACATGAAGAGTACACTTGCGGAGTTACACACGAGTCTCTCGGGTCTCAGTTGAAGCGAAGCATCCAGCGATCAGGCTGCGAGTAAAGGAGAGGCCGCCTTCCCGGTGGGCGCTGTTATTTAAGATCGGGGAGGACAATACGTTATTCACAATGCATTCCTTTCCACTGCTATCTTGCAAATGTCGGGACAATTAAAACGATTTCGTTTTTGttcctttcactgtatctcgtatCTTAAATGTAATAGAAATGGCTTCCACATTGATTAATACAATCACATTTCATTCACAACGGCGGTAAAATTGTCGATATTCTTTAATCAAAGTTGGGTGTGTTTTATCTAAATGATTGCCATTTTACTTTTTAGTTTACCTTGCTCGTTTTTTCAATGCCAAAGctactttaaaattatttacttcaacaTCAATCGTTTTCCCAGACATAGGTATCAAATTAAATGGAAATCGCTGATGAAAGTTACTGTTCATACGTTCGGATCGAACTCCTTGGCGGTGGTTTCGATTTTCCACGCCAGTTTTATTTTGGAGATTCGATGGAAACGGAATTGTTCTGGCGCCAGAACCGGTTTCTCCGGGTTTGGACGATCCTTCCTTGCCGAACCATGGTACAAAATATGCCCAAAAAATATATTCCACGATTTCCATTTTATACAAAAGTGCACACGTTACAGGGACTTCACTCGGTAGGCACTGAGTGAACCTCGGGTGTGAACCATTGCTGCTAATAAACTCTACGGTACCGGCatacaattaaaaacaattcCAGCTAAGCCCTGCCTCACAACTACGGGGTTATGGAGCACTGTCCTGACCCCCAGTGCAGCctatgtggagttttcatgttctccttgTCACTGTATCGTATTCCTCCGGGCGCatcgttttcctcccacatcccaaacatctgTGGGTAGGTTACTTGTCTACTGTAATTTTTCTCTTAATGGCAAGCAGAACCTAAACGgatgtgtgtgagagaataagtagcagggatgcagggaaataaggggacGGGGGATGTGATTAAAGGGACTGCTGCCTGGAGACCAGTGGACCTTAATGGGCCGAACAGTCTCTTCCAATGTAGTTGTATGGTGAGATAAATCATTGCAATCTGAGCAAGTCCTCAGCAGCCCCATCAACGTGGATTATTGGAAAGAGATGATGCTAAAAGGTTGAATAGTTCACCAAGCGATAGGCGAGGTTAGGTCCAGAGGAAGGAATGAGAAGTAACGTCGCCATTTTTGACTGTGACTGGGAGACTGGCGAGTGCCACAAAAGGATCATAATGGTTTTGGGAACATACttataacagaaaaaaaatcagaagaaacattactttaattatttttatgtgaAGCGTTTCACGAAACATATAAGAGTGGTGAACTTATGTACTTGGGAAATTAAGTCTGTGGATTCTGCTGACCAAAGGACTCGTTTAGCCCAATGTGTAGTGACCACTGAGTGCAATGTCTACAGACTCCGCACAGTAATGAGTTATGGACGTTGGCAACGCTGTAAGGTTAcacttaaataatttaatttaattaaaccaATTCAGTTCGTTAAATAAATGAATACGTTTCAGACAGGCACTGCGGGTTAGGTATTTTGGCTGCAATATGTGCGAGCGGATGCAAACCATTGTCTGACATGGCAACTACATCTGCAGTAAGTATTTTAGCTCAAGTAAGGTGGGCTCAGAGTTGAGGAGTTGGAGTCGAGGATTCGAATGCTGAGATATATACAGGAAGAGAAAAGTTAGAGTGTACTTTGTACCAAATGTTGGTCACAACCATTAGACTATGTACTGAACAAATGGGCAGGGAAGAGCGATGGGAAGGT from Pristis pectinata isolate sPriPec2 chromosome 17, sPriPec2.1.pri, whole genome shotgun sequence harbors:
- the LOC127579654 gene encoding immunoglobulin lambda-1 light chain-like, which translates into the protein MGNSGFIPFFTMFNSLGVVTLVVFLVSDTKAQVTVSQPPSVSTAPGGNVEIYCTVRGVSLGNADIDWYQQKSEDAPPRYILHHNSQTVSRGSSTPGRFSGKSDSSTNTRCLTISQVQAEDEANYHCAVWVGSISTYVFGTGTKLTILTQELSSPSVSLLPPASKQITEGKMATLVCLVNNFFPGSVEVSWSTDGKVVETGIQTTRTVRDSGNTYSLSSYLTLTASEWNSHEEYTCGVTHESLGSQLKRSIQRSGCE